From the Nodularia sphaerocarpa UHCC 0038 genome, the window AATTCAATCCAAGTGGCGATCGCTCGAAAATAAGGCGCATTATACGGATTTTTTAAGGAAGTCCGAAAATCGCTATCTTCTAGGACATTTTTGGGTAATCTCGCTAGGGTGTAAGCTATCTTGGGTAAATGCAAATAATAACGAGTTCCTAAAGCCTCCTGTGATTTTTTATCTTCTTGAAACTTTTTTAACGCCTGTTCTTGGATTTCTGCGGTGATCAGCAGGTTACGGACAAAATTACGGGAATAATTCACCCCAATATCTTGCTGTTCTAATCTCTCAACAAAGGGGTAAACACCGAATAGACTTGGTAGTTTTTCGGAATGCAGATAGTTTTTCACATCATCATCAAGATGCTTAAAATTCTGTCTTCCTCGCCATTCATCCCATTTGAAAACTTCACCAAATAAGCCTAAACTGTCTCTACCATTGTCTTTAGCAGCATCTTCAGCTATTTTTGACAATTTTGCAGCTTGATATAACGGAAATTTAATATCATCAATACTGATTCCACCTGAAAGGGTAATATGTTCATTATTACCTGTATAGGTACGAAATGATTGATAAATTTCAAAGGCAAATTCTACAATTTCACTCCATGCGCCACTGATAAATAAATCATCACCACCAGCGTAAATAAATAGTATATTTAATCCCTGTTCATCTGGCTTGACTGGTTTAATTGTATCAGTAATTTTCAGGTTTATATATGCGGCCAAAGTGTTGAGGTAAACTTTAAAAAAATAACTCATTTGGCGAGATAATCCAGCGAGTCTGGATAAAGTTTGTTTTTCACCTAAACCTTTAGCAAATATTTGTCCTAATCGGTCTACATCCATTCGGAGATAACCAACTCTGTTAGCACCTTGGGCTTTTTCGGACATCTCCTCAGCACGCATAAAGCCTCTTGGTTCTGCTGGAATTTCAGAGTTTTGCTTACCTTCCTTACCGTAGTTACCTAATAATAGGGGAGCAGCATTTTCAAAATGCTTAAATTGATAATGTTCTAACTGCCAATCATTGACTAACAAAACTATATCAGAATCATGATCTATTTGTTTCCATTTTTTGAACAAATGATAATGTATTTCTCCAGAAGTAAGTTTAAATGAGAGTGTATGTAAGGCATTTTTAACACTTTTATTGGTTGAGCGCACAATTGCTTTTACTTCCAACAATTGACTTCCTAAATCAAACATACTCCGACAAGTTCCGCAGGCTAAAACTGAATCAGGTTCCTGGGAATTAAGCGGTTTTAAAATTTCTACATCGTCACGATGACAGACGCGACAAGGTTCATGGCTATAACGTGGGGCGATAAATTCACTAATTTGATTTTCTGCAAATTTACGAGATTTATATACAGCTAAATCTTTTGTTGCTTTTGACCAATGTTCAGCAAATTTATCTTTAAGTTCGGTAACGGGAAATTTTAAACAATCTAAAGCCAGAAATACTTTACCTTCAAATTCTGCCAAAAGCCATTCGTTAAACTGCTGGCGGATTTTTTGGACAATATTTTGATTTTCTGCGGTTCCAGATGCCAAAATATACAAGTTACCACCACCTGCATAAATTATATTTGTCCTGGGTAACTTAAGT encodes:
- the cas10 gene encoding type III-A CRISPR-associated protein Cas10/Csm1, with the translated sequence MVTSSEKVALQVVQQAISALAKWANFAHPPLDNHEFPEVTRAKEILVWKPETKVGILSLVFDSINLSDKPQTQATKHYHPLKAIDNDHKDKEYPDIPYPLNSAPSSEQQQAFKTEINNALSKYLKHNWENLSLLMLILEKFGSCLSFGEADVALVDIARTTAGVAVALLNNPNKEISLIAGDLSGIQKFIYSISSEGALKSLRARSFYLELVTEEVVQQLLEQLKLPRTNIIYAGGGNLYILASGTAENQNIVQKIRQQFNEWLLAEFEGKVFLALDCLKFPVTELKDKFAEHWSKATKDLAVYKSRKFAENQISEFIAPRYSHEPCRVCHRDDVEILKPLNSQEPDSVLACGTCRSMFDLGSQLLEVKAIVRSTNKSVKNALHTLSFKLTSGEIHYHLFKKWKQIDHDSDIVLLVNDWQLEHYQFKHFENAAPLLLGNYGKEGKQNSEIPAEPRGFMRAEEMSEKAQGANRVGYLRMDVDRLGQIFAKGLGEKQTLSRLAGLSRQMSYFFKVYLNTLAAYINLKITDTIKPVKPDEQGLNILFIYAGGDDLFISGAWSEIVEFAFEIYQSFRTYTGNNEHITLSGGISIDDIKFPLYQAAKLSKIAEDAAKDNGRDSLGLFGEVFKWDEWRGRQNFKHLDDDVKNYLHSEKLPSLFGVYPFVERLEQQDIGVNYSRNFVRNLLITAEIQEQALKKFQEDKKSQEALGTRYYLHLPKIAYTLARLPKNVLEDSDFRTSLKNPYNAPYFRAIATWIELLNRSSES